In one window of Frigoriglobus tundricola DNA:
- a CDS encoding DUF6159 family protein, whose product MFQRISNGLSLAGSTWRVLVRDKHLLAFPLVSGFLFLLVVASFAVPLATLVDWKQFEQHVHRNNNRPPVWVYAVAFAYYFCTYFVIVFCNSALISCALLRFNGQSPTLADGFRMALARLPQIFAWALVSATVGVLLKAVESAHEKVGEFVAGVLGTAWSVMTFFVVPVLVVEKVGPMAAIGRSAALLKKTWGEALVGNMGLSFILFLLLIPVVLLFVAGGWLLASGSTVPGAVLLVAGGISMLLHMAVGAALHTIFLAALYQFAADERVPEGFDRRVMETAFGRA is encoded by the coding sequence ATGTTCCAGCGCATTTCGAACGGGCTCTCCCTCGCCGGCAGCACGTGGCGCGTTCTCGTCCGGGACAAGCACCTGCTGGCGTTCCCGCTGGTCAGCGGGTTCCTGTTCCTGTTGGTCGTCGCCAGTTTCGCCGTGCCGCTGGCGACACTTGTGGACTGGAAGCAGTTCGAGCAGCACGTTCACCGGAACAATAACCGGCCGCCGGTCTGGGTGTACGCGGTCGCGTTCGCGTACTACTTCTGCACCTATTTCGTCATCGTGTTCTGCAACTCCGCGCTCATCAGTTGCGCCCTGCTCCGCTTCAACGGCCAGTCGCCCACTCTGGCGGACGGCTTCCGGATGGCGCTCGCGCGCCTGCCCCAGATTTTCGCCTGGGCGCTCGTTTCGGCGACGGTCGGGGTGCTCCTGAAGGCGGTCGAGAGCGCACACGAAAAGGTGGGCGAGTTCGTCGCCGGGGTGCTCGGCACCGCCTGGTCGGTGATGACGTTCTTCGTGGTCCCGGTCCTCGTCGTGGAGAAGGTCGGCCCGATGGCCGCGATCGGCCGGTCGGCCGCGCTGCTGAAAAAGACCTGGGGCGAGGCCCTGGTCGGGAACATGGGTCTGAGCTTCATCCTGTTCCTGCTCCTGATCCCGGTCGTCCTCCTATTCGTCGCGGGCGGCTGGCTGCTCGCCAGCGGATCGACCGTACCGGGCGCGGTGCTACTGGTCGCGGGCGGCATATCGATGTTGTTGCACATGGCCGTCGGCGCGGCCCTGCACACCATTTTCCTCGCCGCACTGTACCAGTTCGCCGCCGACGAGCGCGTGCCCGAAGGCTTTGATCGGCGCGTGATGGAAACCGCCTTCGGCCGGGCGTAA